From Haloglomus litoreum, the proteins below share one genomic window:
- a CDS encoding Cdc6/Cdc18 family protein, which translates to MTVNWRALNPEVAPRQVRHRNAELQQLSRSLMPLVDGAAPEPIFLFGPSGVGKTTLAEEGLKRLGRELPGVDTHHINCRYGQTRFGTLCKVGEAVGAGLDTHPQSTSAVLTALHQLDGWHVVVLDEANQLEEPGVLLDLYDAPRIALIGIANDQERLFGRITDPTVSRLAGGELLRVRRYDRGELLDILSDRVEWALGPEWREFIQMSALTAIARLAEGDARRGIMTLREAVQNGQDVGVDHVTAALVREEAIDDANDAIREKQLARLNDHCQTVYHIIEAAGEIDRPTLYDRYCDRVADPKTDRTVQDYIGKLVNYGLIEQRGPKQDRTYIPSTALPRLEEYTG; encoded by the coding sequence ATGACCGTCAACTGGCGCGCCCTGAATCCCGAGGTCGCACCCCGACAGGTGCGCCACCGGAACGCCGAACTCCAACAGCTCTCCCGCAGTCTCATGCCACTGGTCGATGGGGCGGCTCCCGAGCCCATCTTCCTCTTCGGTCCGTCGGGCGTCGGCAAGACCACGCTTGCCGAGGAAGGCCTCAAGCGCCTCGGTCGAGAGCTGCCAGGCGTCGACACCCACCACATCAACTGCCGCTACGGCCAGACGCGCTTCGGCACGCTCTGCAAGGTCGGTGAGGCGGTCGGGGCCGGGCTCGACACCCATCCCCAGTCGACCAGTGCCGTCCTGACTGCCCTCCACCAACTGGATGGGTGGCACGTGGTCGTCCTGGACGAAGCCAACCAGCTCGAAGAGCCCGGGGTCCTCCTCGACCTCTACGATGCCCCGCGCATCGCCCTCATCGGCATCGCCAACGACCAGGAACGCCTGTTCGGGCGAATCACGGACCCGACGGTCAGTCGTCTGGCCGGCGGCGAGCTACTTCGGGTCCGTCGCTACGACCGCGGGGAGCTACTCGATATCCTCTCGGACCGGGTCGAATGGGCCCTGGGTCCCGAGTGGCGGGAGTTCATCCAGATGTCGGCGCTCACCGCCATCGCCCGGCTTGCAGAGGGCGACGCCCGCCGGGGCATCATGACGCTCCGGGAGGCCGTCCAGAACGGTCAGGATGTCGGGGTCGACCACGTGACCGCGGCCCTCGTCCGCGAGGAGGCAATCGACGATGCGAACGACGCCATCCGGGAGAAGCAACTGGCCCGGCTCAACGACCACTGCCAGACCGTCTATCACATCATCGAGGCCGCCGGGGAGATCGACCGGCCGACGCTCTACGACCGGTACTGCGACCGGGTTGCCGACCCGAAGACCGATCGGACCGTTCAGGACTACATCGGGAAGCTCGTCAACTACGGCCTCATCGAACAACGCGGCCCCAAGCAGGACCGCACCTACATTCCCAGTACCGCGCTCCCGCGGCTGGAGGAGTACACTGGCTGA
- a CDS encoding Fic family protein, translating into MKDGYDLADSAPGQYMPLREDKQLSKAYFPDRLPPSLTLSDDVVEAYGDAMWALGRLDGLGSEVSNPGAVFGSFVYKEAEQSSQVEGTAVTLSDIYRFEVEGAQLGEGQPTDEYEADVREARNYIRALDEAVDYLTTAGRSRENLTAELIKQLHATLLSGGRTDEPDPLPGAYRPDFAVIQESNPNALGTRIRFVPPKAEMVPRLMDNLEEYLQSGSRWPPLIDIAVAHYQFETIHPFKDGNGRVGRLLVVLMLLAMDLLHYPMLYLSSYIERHRDEYADRLLAVSEQGDWEAWLQFFLRGIREQATEAFVRAKLLLQLRHEYDQQYAAAPKSVQRLMAALFEEPYFSVTEAADMIEMTYQSANNAVGELEADGVIREITGNQQNRVFRAEEVMEIVERPAEALPADDDLVDVEAAWTLPER; encoded by the coding sequence ATGAAAGACGGCTATGATTTGGCTGATTCAGCGCCGGGTCAGTACATGCCGTTGCGAGAGGACAAGCAGCTGTCGAAGGCGTATTTTCCGGATCGGCTCCCACCGTCGCTCACGTTGTCCGATGACGTAGTCGAGGCGTATGGCGACGCGATGTGGGCGCTGGGCCGCCTCGACGGATTGGGAAGCGAAGTCTCGAACCCGGGCGCGGTGTTCGGTTCCTTCGTCTACAAGGAGGCCGAACAGTCCTCGCAGGTCGAGGGGACGGCGGTGACGCTCTCGGATATCTACCGATTCGAGGTCGAGGGCGCCCAGCTCGGCGAGGGACAGCCGACCGACGAGTACGAAGCCGACGTGCGAGAGGCGCGTAACTACATCCGGGCACTCGACGAGGCGGTCGACTACCTCACGACCGCTGGTCGGTCGCGCGAGAACCTCACCGCCGAACTGATCAAACAGCTCCATGCGACGCTGCTCTCGGGCGGGCGGACCGACGAGCCGGACCCACTGCCTGGAGCGTATCGCCCGGACTTTGCGGTCATCCAAGAGTCGAATCCGAACGCCCTCGGAACACGCATCCGATTCGTCCCGCCGAAAGCGGAGATGGTCCCGCGGCTGATGGACAACCTCGAGGAGTATCTGCAGTCGGGCAGTCGGTGGCCGCCACTGATCGATATCGCGGTCGCACACTACCAGTTCGAGACGATTCATCCATTCAAGGACGGCAACGGTCGGGTAGGGCGACTGCTGGTGGTGCTGATGCTTCTGGCGATGGATTTACTCCACTATCCGATGCTCTACCTGAGTTCCTACATCGAGCGCCACCGCGACGAGTACGCCGATCGGCTACTGGCCGTGAGCGAGCAGGGCGACTGGGAGGCGTGGTTGCAGTTCTTCCTCCGGGGCATCCGCGAGCAGGCCACGGAGGCGTTCGTCCGCGCGAAACTCCTGCTTCAGCTCCGTCACGAGTACGACCAGCAGTATGCCGCCGCCCCGAAGTCCGTCCAGCGGCTCATGGCGGCGCTGTTCGAGGAGCCGTACTTCTCGGTCACCGAGGCAGCCGACATGATCGAGATGACCTACCAGAGCGCGAACAACGCCGTTGGGGAGCTGGAAGCGGACGGCGTCATCCGAGAGATAACGGGGAACCAGCAGAACCGCGTCTTTCGGGCCGAGGAGGTCATGGAGATCGTTGAGCGACCGGCCGAGGCGCTGCCGGCCGACGACGACCTGGTAGACGTGGAAGCGGCGTGGACGCTCCCAGAGCGGTGA
- a CDS encoding DUF7344 domain-containing protein — MVDLEWAEELSLFYTNSNVTVSHTACYPDKAQMMDRLLDTLRHHLRREVIHYFENIEATNTATLEEVAEHITRRVPEMDRERVVLELTHTHLPKLESNRWIEHDTRTHHIRYRGHDSAEALLTELAAMLSNQPYSSHSG, encoded by the coding sequence ATGGTCGATTTGGAATGGGCGGAGGAATTATCACTGTTCTACACCAATAGTAATGTCACCGTGTCACATACAGCGTGTTATCCGGATAAGGCCCAGATGATGGACAGGTTGCTGGATACCCTTCGTCATCACCTCCGTCGGGAGGTCATCCACTATTTCGAGAACATCGAAGCAACGAATACAGCCACGCTGGAGGAGGTGGCCGAGCACATTACCCGGCGCGTCCCTGAGATGGACCGAGAGCGAGTCGTTCTCGAACTGACGCACACACACCTCCCGAAGCTCGAATCGAACAGGTGGATTGAGCACGACACTCGTACTCACCACATCCGATACCGGGGTCATGATTCGGCAGAGGCACTGCTGACCGAACTGGCCGCGATGCTCTCCAACCAACCGTATTCCTCTCACTCAGGCTGA
- a CDS encoding Eco57I restriction-modification methylase domain-containing protein, translating into MTEYPNPEADFHSRLYVRLADYLDATPDAPFSEVSIEENTAGGRADILVDSHEVGSVVIEVKRTDVNPRSKDVIRQARNYADAVGADFFATCNANDFFLFDYRGEFEVRNVDFYYLNLRGQTLSDSIPEILNTVVHLYQENRLPQQHERERIVGILRSFHSSVWPTLKYLAGRAYESNEQFIQLFDTWVRENDYVGLPEDKQLELAAKQYAYLLTNRVLFYEVVRERTPEPISTESGFQLDSLIGEASIDVLEDHLSRKFEEIISEVDYEPIFDPDTGLFEAFPHNTKTRRAMADLIENIEHRSITDIDEDLLGEIYEELIPAEERKALGQYYTHPKIAETIVRWALPDDANHQGLDDADTLPRVLDPASGSGTFTVEAYQQVANFSGAATHQDIVDHLVSVDINRFPLHLTSLNIASQNIEEETDSIHAYHSSFFDIDPETDPLISSRLSKSETSLGELGTFDAVVGNPPYIRQENLYPSKEHFRAHLKAFGRSDRTTYYDGSKSLSKKSDAYIYFVTHGAKFLREGGRLGYIIPTKWMMTDYGKSFQEFLFDHFKIEAVVGFSVRAFEDALVDTALLLLERCEDAEERANTVTKFIRLKKSMEVEHIVDTVRFGEEIPEGDDMLIKTRPNYRTVAIQQSDVAEIESGKLGHFLSVPQDIIRLVEHPKLIRLSDIANVAYGNKTGANPFFFLDSEDLDEWPIDERFLTPAIKSIRDTESQEVTAETTDRYLLDVHDYVAEVERTGGLADGSDLTERVKRALKRDGYDTLASYIEAGEREGYHERNTCAAREVWFNLGELKTPEILHPKFFNDRIIPMWNRDRLAPSNAVDGIYLDEGIDDEVMIGILNSTVHKVMLECWGRAEGGGALQLMTYEMESLPLVDPALIEGDQRQRFKATVRRLLDGDDGAQDALDEIILDALGVDFSVQELQEMQQTIAERRIRSGDEVEVMMERIDEFDDVGTQSFATSVSDDDENTTLGEFVDG; encoded by the coding sequence ATGACTGAATATCCAAACCCTGAGGCAGACTTCCACAGTCGGCTCTACGTCCGGCTCGCGGACTACCTGGACGCAACGCCGGATGCGCCGTTCTCCGAGGTCAGCATCGAGGAGAACACGGCGGGTGGACGGGCCGATATCCTGGTCGATAGCCACGAGGTCGGAAGTGTCGTTATCGAGGTCAAGCGTACCGACGTGAATCCGCGGTCGAAAGACGTGATTCGCCAGGCCCGAAACTACGCGGATGCCGTCGGAGCCGACTTCTTCGCAACCTGCAACGCGAACGACTTCTTCCTCTTCGACTACCGTGGTGAATTTGAGGTCCGCAACGTCGATTTCTACTATCTCAATCTCCGCGGCCAGACTCTCTCGGACTCGATTCCCGAGATTCTGAACACGGTCGTCCACCTCTACCAGGAGAACCGGCTCCCACAGCAGCACGAGCGCGAACGAATCGTCGGAATACTCCGGAGCTTCCATTCATCAGTCTGGCCCACGCTGAAGTACCTCGCTGGCCGAGCGTACGAGAGCAACGAGCAGTTCATCCAACTGTTCGATACCTGGGTCCGTGAGAACGATTATGTCGGCCTTCCGGAGGACAAGCAGCTCGAACTGGCCGCGAAGCAGTACGCGTATCTCCTTACGAATCGGGTCCTCTTCTACGAGGTTGTTCGTGAGCGGACTCCGGAGCCGATCAGTACGGAGAGCGGCTTCCAGTTAGACTCGCTCATTGGCGAGGCCTCGATTGATGTCCTCGAGGACCACCTTTCGCGAAAGTTTGAGGAAATCATCAGTGAAGTCGACTATGAGCCGATTTTCGACCCAGATACCGGGTTGTTCGAGGCCTTCCCCCACAACACGAAGACACGGCGAGCGATGGCGGACCTCATCGAGAACATCGAGCACCGCTCGATTACCGATATTGATGAGGACCTGCTTGGAGAGATATACGAGGAACTCATCCCTGCAGAGGAGCGGAAAGCCCTGGGACAGTACTATACCCATCCGAAAATCGCCGAGACGATCGTCCGATGGGCGCTCCCCGACGATGCGAACCATCAGGGCCTCGACGATGCCGATACGCTCCCCCGCGTGCTCGATCCGGCTTCCGGGAGTGGTACCTTCACCGTCGAGGCGTATCAACAGGTTGCGAATTTTTCCGGGGCAGCTACTCACCAGGACATCGTCGACCACCTCGTCTCGGTCGATATCAATCGGTTTCCACTGCACCTCACCTCGCTCAACATCGCGAGTCAGAACATCGAGGAAGAGACGGACAGCATCCACGCCTACCATTCCTCGTTCTTCGACATCGATCCGGAGACGGATCCGCTGATTTCGAGCCGCCTCTCGAAATCCGAGACCTCGCTCGGAGAACTCGGGACGTTCGATGCCGTCGTTGGGAATCCACCCTACATCCGCCAGGAGAATCTCTACCCCTCGAAAGAGCACTTCCGGGCGCATCTGAAAGCGTTCGGCCGATCTGACCGGACCACGTACTACGATGGAAGCAAGAGTCTGAGTAAGAAGAGCGACGCCTACATCTACTTCGTGACGCACGGGGCGAAATTCCTTCGTGAGGGTGGCCGGCTCGGTTACATCATCCCGACGAAGTGGATGATGACCGATTACGGAAAATCGTTCCAGGAGTTCCTCTTCGACCACTTCAAAATCGAGGCTGTGGTCGGGTTCAGCGTTCGTGCTTTCGAGGACGCCCTGGTGGATACGGCGCTCCTCCTACTTGAGCGGTGTGAGGATGCGGAGGAGCGAGCAAACACGGTCACGAAATTCATCCGACTCAAGAAGTCGATGGAGGTTGAGCACATCGTCGACACGGTTCGATTCGGCGAGGAGATTCCGGAGGGGGATGACATGCTCATCAAGACCCGCCCGAATTATCGGACCGTCGCCATCCAGCAATCGGATGTCGCCGAAATCGAGTCCGGCAAGCTCGGGCACTTCCTCAGTGTTCCCCAGGATATCATTCGGCTCGTCGAGCATCCGAAGCTGATTCGCCTCTCGGATATTGCCAACGTCGCGTACGGCAACAAGACTGGTGCGAACCCGTTTTTCTTCCTCGATAGCGAGGACCTCGACGAGTGGCCGATCGACGAGCGGTTCCTCACGCCCGCGATTAAGAGCATCCGCGATACCGAATCGCAAGAGGTCACGGCGGAGACGACCGACCGATATCTCCTCGACGTCCACGACTACGTTGCTGAGGTTGAACGGACCGGAGGTCTCGCAGATGGCTCGGACCTAACCGAACGCGTCAAGCGCGCTCTGAAGCGCGATGGGTACGATACGCTGGCGTCGTACATAGAGGCTGGAGAGCGTGAGGGCTACCACGAACGGAACACGTGTGCAGCACGTGAGGTCTGGTTCAACCTGGGCGAACTGAAGACGCCGGAGATTCTCCATCCGAAGTTCTTCAACGACCGCATCATCCCGATGTGGAATCGAGATCGGTTAGCGCCGAGTAACGCCGTCGACGGCATCTACCTCGACGAGGGAATCGATGACGAGGTGATGATTGGGATCCTGAATTCGACAGTCCACAAGGTGATGCTGGAATGTTGGGGGCGGGCAGAGGGCGGTGGGGCGCTCCAGTTGATGACCTACGAGATGGAGTCGCTCCCACTCGTCGACCCAGCCCTCATCGAAGGCGACCAACGCCAGCGGTTCAAAGCGACGGTCCGTCGCTTGTTGGACGGTGATGACGGTGCACAGGATGCGCTCGACGAGATTATCCTCGACGCCCTGGGAGTCGATTTCTCGGTCCAAGAACTCCAGGAGATGCAACAGACCATCGCTGAACGGCGGATTCGGAGCGGCGATGAGGTGGAAGTGATGATGGAACGAATCGACGAGTTCGACGATGTCGGGACGCAGTCGTTCGCCACCAGCGTGAGTGACGATGACGAGAATACGACGCTCGGGGAATTCGTCGACGGATAA
- a CDS encoding CPBP family intramembrane glutamic endopeptidase — protein sequence MTSLASLRQWAANRRLITYLALTFLVTWGFWGGVILVDTSATMLLQLIGGFGPLIAAAITAWIAGDVRPWAAQLVRWQVPLRWWAYAVLVPIGIISLVGVGSVVSGGGLDLARLPQVGTVITIFFWTFLRGGLEEPGWRGMALPLLQKRFNATIASVVLGVIWTTWHLPLFVTQGTNQAGSSLFLYGMSVLPLTFLLTVLYNNTRGSVLLAMLFHTTWNAIQGVIGPAITGAGIISPNVLVLIVLWIAALGAISIHGIRHLSNDRLTELPRPIL from the coding sequence ATGACAAGTCTCGCATCTCTCCGACAATGGGCTGCCAATCGCCGTCTTATCACGTACCTCGCGCTCACATTTCTCGTGACGTGGGGATTCTGGGGCGGAGTAATTCTCGTTGATACGTCAGCGACGATGCTTCTCCAACTCATTGGCGGATTCGGGCCGTTGATCGCCGCCGCTATCACCGCCTGGATCGCTGGAGATGTTCGTCCCTGGGCCGCTCAACTCGTCCGCTGGCAGGTTCCATTGCGGTGGTGGGCGTATGCTGTGCTAGTCCCGATAGGCATCATCAGCCTCGTTGGCGTCGGGAGCGTCGTATCTGGCGGCGGGCTTGACTTAGCTCGTCTGCCGCAGGTTGGGACGGTCATCACGATCTTTTTCTGGACATTCCTGCGCGGAGGGCTCGAAGAGCCCGGCTGGCGCGGGATGGCGCTGCCCCTCCTTCAAAAGCGATTCAATGCGACCATCGCAAGCGTCGTTCTCGGAGTGATTTGGACGACGTGGCATCTCCCATTGTTCGTCACACAGGGGACGAATCAAGCGGGTTCCTCCCTTTTCCTGTACGGCATGAGCGTCCTTCCACTCACGTTTCTTCTCACCGTTCTCTATAATAACACACGAGGAAGCGTGCTGCTGGCAATGCTGTTCCACACGACGTGGAATGCCATCCAGGGCGTTATCGGCCCTGCTATTACGGGTGCTGGAATAATCTCTCCTAACGTGCTCGTCTTGATTGTGCTGTGGATTGCTGCGCTGGGTGCGATCTCAATCCACGGCATCAGACATCTCTCTAATGACCGTTTGACAGAGCTCCCTCGCCCGATACTCTAG
- a CDS encoding site-specific integrase, which produces MVRLDDGGAVTKCWLDREELDQLEAAAARSDWEREIALQLMGRCGLRADEVAYPGDAELRWSEKGECWFLEVRGKNTSGGAPKVRDAWMPEPVEANVRRFSRERGRETGEAWVQVSKSSVRRWVKEAAAEVAEEASQPDRWREVSSHDLRRSWATYHLVERQVDVRTMMAVGGWSDYSAIEPYLAAPTEGRIGEAMSV; this is translated from the coding sequence ATGGTTCGCCTGGACGATGGCGGGGCCGTGACGAAGTGCTGGCTCGATCGTGAGGAACTCGACCAGCTCGAAGCGGCCGCGGCTCGGTCGGATTGGGAACGAGAGATTGCGCTGCAGCTGATGGGGCGGTGTGGGTTGCGGGCCGACGAGGTGGCGTATCCTGGGGATGCCGAGTTACGCTGGAGTGAGAAAGGTGAGTGCTGGTTCCTCGAGGTCCGGGGCAAGAACACCTCGGGTGGGGCGCCGAAGGTGCGGGACGCCTGGATGCCCGAGCCGGTCGAGGCGAACGTCCGGCGGTTCTCACGGGAGCGCGGGCGGGAGACTGGTGAGGCGTGGGTGCAGGTCTCGAAATCGAGTGTGCGCCGGTGGGTGAAGGAGGCCGCTGCAGAGGTTGCCGAGGAGGCTTCTCAGCCCGATCGGTGGCGGGAAGTGTCGAGTCACGACCTCCGGCGGTCGTGGGCGACGTATCATCTCGTCGAGCGGCAGGTCGACGTCCGGACGATGATGGCCGTCGGCGGGTGGAGTGATTACTCGGCGATCGAGCCGTATCTCGCCGCGCCGACCGAGGGGCGGATTGGGGAAGCGATGAGTGTGTAA
- a CDS encoding CPBP family intramembrane glutamic endopeptidase: protein MTSVFVDVKGRIWNQNENRLRMPFRLVGAVLVFVIVGQLVGGVFGLISDQYQGGLFVVFGETNFREAIRAGVSLFGALTAIFTAGVTAFVVDRRRFRDFGFRFRRAWWYQLGFGLFLGAALMTLVFVTELALGWIQITGFLTASPGFAPSVLLLTTLLVFVGTSLTEELLVRGILLTNLAEGLAGLGPLSERGGTAVAVVLTSVLFGALHLNNPNATVISSASVAFGGVFLALGYVLTGDLAVPLGVHLTWNYVQGVVYGFPVSGVIPGVQVVATRQTGPTVLTGGAFGPEAGLLGVAAVFLGIGVVVLWVRRTDSFAEDEARIWVPELR from the coding sequence ATGACCAGCGTCTTCGTCGACGTGAAAGGTCGTATTTGGAATCAGAACGAGAACAGACTCAGAATGCCCTTTCGGCTTGTCGGGGCCGTGCTCGTGTTCGTTATCGTCGGTCAGTTGGTCGGCGGTGTGTTCGGGCTCATCTCGGATCAGTACCAGGGCGGGCTCTTCGTCGTCTTCGGTGAGACGAACTTCAGGGAGGCGATTCGGGCAGGCGTCAGCCTGTTCGGGGCGCTCACCGCCATCTTCACTGCGGGCGTGACCGCATTTGTTGTTGACCGGCGTCGGTTCAGAGACTTCGGGTTCCGGTTTCGACGGGCGTGGTGGTACCAACTGGGGTTCGGCCTGTTCCTCGGGGCCGCGCTGATGACGCTCGTGTTCGTAACCGAACTCGCTTTGGGGTGGATACAGATTACGGGATTCCTTACTGCAAGCCCAGGTTTCGCGCCCTCAGTCTTGTTACTCACTACATTGCTGGTGTTCGTCGGAACTTCACTCACGGAGGAACTGCTCGTCCGGGGTATCCTGCTCACCAACCTCGCGGAGGGCCTCGCCGGACTGGGACCGCTCTCGGAGCGGGGCGGGACAGCGGTCGCCGTGGTGCTTACCTCTGTTCTGTTCGGTGCGTTGCACCTAAACAACCCCAATGCAACGGTGATCAGTAGTGCTAGCGTTGCCTTCGGAGGGGTGTTTCTCGCGCTGGGGTACGTACTCACTGGCGACCTTGCAGTTCCACTGGGCGTCCACCTGACCTGGAACTACGTCCAGGGAGTTGTCTACGGGTTCCCCGTCAGCGGCGTCATCCCTGGCGTGCAGGTCGTTGCGACGAGACAGACAGGCCCGACCGTGCTGACAGGTGGTGCGTTCGGACCGGAAGCAGGCCTTCTCGGCGTAGCCGCCGTGTTTCTCGGCATCGGTGTCGTTGTCCTGTGGGTCCGTCGGACCGACTCGTTCGCCGAGGATGAAGCGAGGATCTGGGTACCGGAACTTCGGTAG
- a CDS encoding type I restriction enzyme HsdR N-terminal domain-containing protein: protein MTDDLQGTVTEAQEYLDSRDGGAELNEAETRHGIIDPLLTAVGWRPIDIRHEYDVQMGSATKKVDSALATGDHPDVFVEAKAAAKDLNTTDVDQLKSYMVQEWVQFGLLSNGISFELYYLVPGGEDAPTITLLAQERLDSLVDSPIPEIVDREHMASGHAEDRADDLLQLDTVRTWLKRRPDRVEAALQAVGCPQPDVERFLGNLFGRTETSSFRYTVELSVGGAPVRVGGDSQSEAMAQVAKYLDREHGLLGKVELPFLGRSTKIPLLNEGRPDEWRRSDDYPSEYRSHEQLRGNVYLYTSLNSRGKRSKISELCEVCGLGEPEFNDAWDGS, encoded by the coding sequence ATGACTGACGATCTTCAGGGCACTGTCACAGAGGCCCAGGAGTATCTGGACTCACGGGATGGGGGTGCGGAATTGAACGAGGCTGAAACGAGGCACGGAATCATCGACCCACTCCTGACGGCGGTCGGGTGGCGCCCGATCGACATCCGGCACGAGTACGACGTACAGATGGGTTCTGCCACGAAGAAGGTCGATAGCGCCCTTGCGACAGGAGACCATCCCGACGTGTTCGTCGAGGCGAAGGCAGCAGCTAAGGACCTGAACACAACCGACGTCGACCAGCTCAAGAGCTATATGGTCCAGGAATGGGTCCAGTTCGGGCTCTTGAGCAACGGTATCTCGTTCGAGCTGTACTACCTCGTCCCGGGTGGGGAGGACGCGCCGACGATTACCTTACTTGCCCAGGAACGCCTCGACAGCCTGGTCGATAGTCCAATCCCCGAGATAGTGGATCGGGAGCACATGGCCTCAGGGCACGCCGAAGACCGGGCGGACGACCTATTGCAACTCGACACCGTTCGGACGTGGCTCAAGCGTCGTCCCGATCGCGTGGAAGCCGCATTACAGGCAGTCGGCTGTCCGCAGCCGGACGTGGAGCGATTCCTCGGTAATCTCTTCGGACGAACGGAAACCTCGTCATTCCGCTATACCGTGGAATTGTCAGTTGGTGGGGCACCGGTTCGCGTCGGTGGGGACAGTCAGAGCGAGGCGATGGCACAGGTCGCGAAGTATCTGGACCGGGAACATGGCCTGCTGGGGAAGGTGGAGCTGCCGTTTCTGGGCCGGTCAACGAAGATTCCACTGCTGAATGAGGGGCGGCCAGATGAATGGAGACGGTCTGATGATTATCCCTCCGAATACCGTTCGCATGAGCAACTCCGAGGGAACGTCTATCTCTACACCAGCCTGAATTCTCGGGGAAAGCGGAGCAAAATCAGCGAACTCTGTGAGGTCTGTGGACTGGGGGAGCCGGAATTCAACGACGCCTGGGATGGCTCGTGA
- a CDS encoding DEAD/DEAH box helicase: MAPPETEVQKEIAPTQSSDERVLFFPSRREIAVDKPAQQTRSILSQAAHLVDSTGDSYLYKLGKQDVWNAPYDDFEQYRDELKLVVGEERWDGGFESRIQDDWQRAHQFYLRTEIDSEGREITVLEANDSEVFENVAKRKLEHNTHYTRFLSDTKLRVRNGGEAGVKERLYEEGYPVIDQRRLEDGETLHIELNDDFELRDYQSEWVDHFLERRSGVFVGPSGSGKTVAAIASMEAIGGETLILVPTRELAQQWEDELAEKTTLTPYDIGQYHGGEKKIRSVTIATYDTAAMSRHRKLFQERDWGLVIADECHHSVASTWKRFREIQSKARLGLSATPIRESGDAKEIYTLIGPPVGTDWGSLFAEGWVSQPDVELLMVPWASERARERYQQAEGSQKLIEAAKNPAKASVVRELLTEHSEEKTLVFVDWVDQGKELSSELGIPFIYGETAHDEREERYRQFRDGNLDSLIISRIGDEGIDLPDAEVAILASTRGASRAQTGQRAGRTMRPFGDSKVYVLLTKGSGEEDWGRESTQYLAEKGIDISKRSAELE, encoded by the coding sequence ATGGCACCGCCGGAAACGGAGGTTCAGAAAGAGATTGCGCCGACGCAATCTTCCGATGAGCGCGTTCTGTTTTTCCCGAGCCGCCGGGAAATTGCCGTGGACAAGCCTGCACAGCAAACCCGTAGTATCCTCTCTCAAGCAGCCCATCTCGTAGACTCAACTGGGGACTCGTATCTCTACAAACTCGGAAAGCAAGACGTCTGGAACGCCCCATACGACGACTTTGAGCAGTACCGTGACGAGCTGAAGTTAGTCGTCGGAGAGGAGAGATGGGATGGCGGCTTCGAGTCACGAATCCAGGACGACTGGCAGCGGGCACACCAGTTCTATCTCCGGACCGAAATCGACTCTGAGGGACGAGAAATCACCGTCCTTGAGGCGAATGATTCTGAAGTGTTCGAGAACGTTGCTAAGCGAAAGCTCGAACACAATACGCACTACACGAGGTTCCTTTCGGACACAAAGCTCCGTGTCCGGAACGGCGGCGAAGCAGGCGTGAAAGAGCGCCTCTACGAAGAAGGCTACCCCGTTATCGATCAACGGCGGCTCGAGGATGGAGAGACACTCCATATCGAGTTGAACGATGATTTCGAGTTGCGAGACTATCAGAGCGAATGGGTTGACCACTTCCTAGAGCGTCGTTCCGGCGTCTTTGTCGGCCCGTCAGGTTCCGGTAAGACAGTCGCCGCCATCGCCTCGATGGAAGCAATCGGTGGCGAGACTCTCATTCTCGTTCCGACGCGAGAACTTGCCCAGCAGTGGGAAGACGAGCTGGCCGAGAAGACAACCCTGACACCCTACGATATCGGCCAATACCACGGAGGCGAGAAGAAAATCCGCTCGGTTACTATCGCCACATACGACACGGCCGCGATGAGCCGGCACCGGAAACTGTTCCAAGAGCGAGATTGGGGGCTCGTCATCGCAGACGAATGCCACCACTCGGTCGCGAGTACCTGGAAGCGATTCCGAGAGATTCAGTCAAAAGCACGGTTGGGCCTCAGCGCGACACCCATCCGTGAGAGCGGCGACGCCAAGGAGATCTACACACTCATCGGGCCGCCAGTCGGAACAGACTGGGGCTCTCTCTTCGCCGAGGGATGGGTCTCCCAGCCGGATGTGGAACTTCTGATGGTCCCATGGGCGTCCGAACGGGCCAGAGAGCGGTATCAGCAGGCAGAAGGCAGCCAGAAACTCATCGAAGCAGCGAAAAACCCAGCGAAAGCAAGCGTCGTCAGAGAACTGCTCACGGAGCATTCTGAGGAGAAGACTCTCGTATTTGTTGATTGGGTGGATCAGGGTAAGGAACTTTCCAGCGAACTAGGAATCCCCTTCATCTACGGTGAAACGGCACACGACGAACGCGAGGAACGATACCGACAATTCAGAGACGGCAATCTCGACAGCCTAATCATTTCGAGAATTGGAGATGAAGGCATCGACCTACCCGACGCAGAAGTTGCGATTCTCGCCTCTACACGAGGGGCATCCCGCGCACAAACAGGACAGCGTGCAGGCCGTACGATGCGTCCTTTCGGTGATTCAAAGGTGTACGTCCTTCTCACTAAGGGATCTGGAGAAGAAGACTGGGGACGAGAGAGTACCCAGTACTTAGCAGAGAAAGGGATTGATATCAGTAAGAGGAGCGCAGAATTAGAGTAG